A single region of the Brachypodium distachyon strain Bd21 chromosome 3, Brachypodium_distachyon_v3.0, whole genome shotgun sequence genome encodes:
- the LOC100842140 gene encoding pentatricopeptide repeat-containing protein At1g73400, mitochondrial, with product MLRRSLRRRRPQAHKQLRSSQNPAKSKQAKSFILHARRRPPAAAPRSRPCSHADVPYHFASYAPLPRPPIRRRQSACLTFPSYMISPHLPLRLRHLRRLLAAAPSFSPSEPCSLPLNLTQTPPPRRHLPNLLPVRRFSSGHVLLPTNLQEERVASLSDRIYDAVTGTEEGSNDGTEAALDALGAELTTPLVSDVMHRLRYEEKLAFRFFAWASQQDNYEHDQAAYNEVIDTLSGTRYKARQFGVLCDVLDHMKRHRTRSVPVEDLLAILRAYTEKHLTNLRKLAKKRRVRMRTPPETDALNILLDAFCKCGMVREAETVFGRVKRKLQGNAETYNILFFGWCRARDPKKAMKVLEEMILMKHAPESFTYIAAIDSFCSAGLVSEAKELFEFMRTEGSSISSPTAKAYSVMIVALVKADRMDDCFELISDMIKLGCMPDVSTFKDLIEGMCLVDKIDTAYFVLEEMGKAGFPPDIVTYNCFLEVLCNLQKADDALKLCERMIEAHCEPSVHTYNMLMVMFFQMREPHRALDIWLEMDKRGCRRAVDTYEIMIDGLFDCGRTEDATNLLDEVINHDMKLSYKKFDAIMLQLSAVGNLGAIHRLSEHMRKFYNVAMSRRFSITQKKKSIGMRRR from the coding sequence ATGTTAAGGCGTAGTCTACGTCGACGCAGGCCACAAGCCCACAAGCAGCTTCGGTCTTCGCAGAACCCTGCCAAATCGAAACAGGCGAAGTCGTTCATCCTCcacgctcgccgccggccgccggctgCCGCGCCGCGGTCCAGACCCTGCTCCCACGCAGACGTCCCCTACCATTTCGCCTCGTACGCTCCACTCCCCAGACCtcccatccgccgccgccagtcTGCCTGCCTCACGTTCCCAAGCTACATGATATCTCCCCACCTCcccctccggctccggcacctccgccgccttctcGCGGCCGCGCCCTCGTTCTCTCCCTCCGAGCCCTGCTCCCTGCCGCTAAACCTCACCCAAACCCCGCCCCCGCGGCGCCATCTCCCGAACCTTCTTCCGGTGCGGCGGTTCTCCTCGGGGCACGTCCTCCTCCCCACCAACCTCCAGGAGGAGCGCGTCGCGTCTCTCTCGGACAGGATCTACGACGCCGTGACGGGGACAGAGGAGGGCTCCAACGATGGCACGGAGGCCGCCCTCGACGCGTTGGGCGCCGAGCTGACCACCCCGCTCGTGTCCGACGTCATGCACCGCCTCCGCTACGAGGAGAAGCTggccttccgcttcttcgcCTGGGCCTCCCAGCAGGACAACTACGAGCATGACCAGGCGGCGTACAACGAGGTCATCGACACACTCTCCGGCACGCGGTACAAGGCCCGCCAGTTCGGCGTCCTCTGCGACGTGCTGGACCACATGAAGCGCCACCGcacgaggtcggtgccggttGAGGACCTGCTGGCCATCCTGCGCGCGTACACGGAGAAGCACCTCACCAACCTCaggaagctggcgaagaagcGGCGGGTGCGGATGCGCACGCCGCCCGAGACTGATGCGCTGAACATCCTTCTTGACGCCTTCTGCAAGTGCGGCATGGTCAGGGAGGCGGAGACGGTGTTTGGCCGTGTGAAGAGGAAGCTGCAGGGAAATGCCGAGACGTACAACATCCTGTTTTTCGGATGGTGCCGAGCAAGGGACCCCAAGAAGGCGATGAAGGTGCTTGAGGAAATGATTCTGATGAAGCACGCCCCAGAGAGCTTCACGTACATTGCTGCTATTGACTCATTTTGCAGCGCTGGGTTGGTCTCAGAGGCAAAGGAGTTGTTTGAGTTCATGAGGACCGAGGGATCGTCGATATCGTCTCCTACTGCTAAGGCATACTCCGTGATGATCGTGGCACTTGTAAAGGCTGATCGGATGGATGATTGTTTTGAACTGATTTCCGATATGATAAAACTCGGCTGCATGCCTGATGTATCAACCTTTAAAGACTTGATTGAAGGCATGTGCTTGGTGGATAAAATCGATACTGCCTACTTTGTGCTGGAGGAGATGGGGAAGGCTGGGTTTCCTCCAGACATTGTCACTTACAATTGCTTTCTTGAGGTGCTCTGTAATCTTCAAAAGGCCGATGATGCGCTCAAACTCTGCGAGAGGATGATAGAGGCGCATTGTGAGCCCAGTGTTCATACTTACAATATGCTGATGGTGATGTTCTTTCAGATGAGAGAGCCACACAGGGCACTTGATATTTGGCTTGAGATGGACAAGAGAGGATGCAGGCGTGCTGTTGATACCTATGAAATAATGATTGATGGGCTGTTTGATTGTGGAAGAACAGAAGATGCAACCAATCTTCTAGATGAAGTAATAAATCATGACATGAAACTATCGTACAAGAAGTTCGATGCCATCATGCTGCAATTATCAGCTGTAGGCAACCTTGGCGCCATACATCGGCTTTCGGAGCATATGAGAAAGTTTTACAATGTTGCAATGTCAAGACGTTTTTCAATCacacagaaaaagaagagcatTGGTATGAGAAGGAGATGA
- the LOC100841846 gene encoding RING-H2 finger protein ATL32 — protein sequence MDMLLAALLVACALASSGTAQPTPPGKSYDYTAGAGSQQPPQQDMAVSTTMIALLAGAVAVFVFIALSIIYLRHCTGYYDNAYTADRSTLPGAMDGSTFISRRHRQHRGTASTRGLDKEVVEAFPTMKYAEAKALRVGKTQALECAVCLSEFEDEEKLRLLPRCSHAFHPDCIGAWLASHVTCPVCRRNLDPSKDPGSDDEPGSILPSAPAAAAESNHSDHSHSISSEIAAVVVVGLRNDGDVAIDVAAELEDEERRKEALELQRIGTQQRRAMRSRSSNKKARLVRSHSTGHDSLAAASAAAGRDDMERFTLRLPEHVRREMMATASSWDQPSSTRRGQKSGGGVSASSRRGATKWPSFFACTTRTWSGRLPVFLPISRRAPEQSYDGGEVSSTSSSRIRGKRVAAVDVVDGGGFAVGAADRFGGGEVGSVAVDVDYKATSRQVRT from the coding sequence ATGGACATGCTGCTCGCCGCGCTCCTTGTGGCGTGCGCTCTGGCCTCGTCCGGCACCGCGCAGCCGACGCCGCCAGGGAAGAGCTACGACTacacggccggcgccggctcgcAGCAGCCGCCCCAGCAGGACATGGCCGTCAGCACGACGATGATCGCGCTGCTTGCCGGTGCCGTGGCGGTGTTCGTCTTCATCGCGCTCTCCATCATCTACCTCCGCCACTGCACCGGCTACTACGACAACGCCTACACAGCCGACCGCTCCACGCTCCCCGGCGCCATGGACGGGTCCACGTTCATTTCCAGGCGGCATCGGCAGCATCGTGGGACGGCGTCGACGCGCGGGCTTGACAAGGAGGTGGTCGAGGCGTTCCCGACCATGAAGTACGCGGAGGCCAAGGCGCTGCGCGTGGGGAAGACGCAGGCGCTGGAGTGCGCGGTGTGCCTGAGCGAgttcgaggacgaggagaagcTCAGGCTGCTGCCCAGGTGCAGCCACGCGTTCCACCCGGACTGCATCGGCGCGTGGCTCGCCAGCCACGTCACCTGCCCCGTCTGCCGCCGCAACCTCGACCCTTCCAAGGACCCCGGCAGcgacgacgagccgggctCAATCCTTCCTTCTGCCCCGGCAGCAGCCGCAGAATCGAATCACAGTGATCACAGCCACAGCATCTCCAGCGAGATAGCCGCCGTTGTTGTCGTAGGGCTACGGAACGATGGTGACGTGGCGATCGACGTGGCGGCCGAGCTGGAGGATGAGGagcggaggaaggaggcgcTGGAGCTGCAGCGGATAGGGAcccagcagcggcgcgcgaTGCGGTCCCGGTCGTCCAATAAGAAGGCGCGGCTCGTCCGGTCCCACTCCACAGGCCACGACTCActcgctgctgcttctgctgctgctggacgaGACGACATGGAGCGGTTCACGCTGCGGCTGCCGGAGCACGTGCGCAGGGAGATGATGGCTACTGCCTCGTCGTGGGATCAGCCGAGCAGCACACGCCGGGGACAAAAATCCGGGGGAGGAGTTAGCGCTAGCAGCCGCCGCGGGGCCACGAAATGGCCGTCCTTCTTCGCGTGCACTACCAGGACGTGGTCGGGAAGGCTGCCGGTCTTCTTGCCGATTTCGAGGAGAGCGCCGGAGCAGAGCTATGACGGGGGAGAGGTTTCGTCGACTTCGTCTTCGAGGATCAGAGGGAAGCGCGTGGCCGCCGTCGATGtcgtcgatggcggcggcttTGCTGTGGGGGCTGCTGACCGctttggcggcggcgaagtcGGCTCTGTGGCGGTTGATGTGGACTACAAGGCAACTAGCCGGCAGGTTCGAACGTAG